The following coding sequences are from one Ooceraea biroi isolate clonal line C1 chromosome 5, Obir_v5.4, whole genome shotgun sequence window:
- the LOC105286502 gene encoding trafficking protein particle complex subunit 3 isoform X1, translated as MSRTGTKLDAKKVNSELFTLTYGALVAQLLKDYENVEDVNKQLERMGYNMGIRLIEDFLARTGSGRCYDFRDTAEKIQSGFKIFLGITPTISNWSPAGDEFSLCFETNPLTEFVELPDNCSNLKYCNILTGVLRGACEMVQMEIACWFVQDQLKNDNVTELRVKFVKRLEDAIPAGED; from the exons ATGTCACGGACGGGAACGAAACTTGATGCGAAAAAAGTG AACTCTGAGCTGTTTACCCTGACCTACGGTGCACTTGTCGCCCAGCTGCTCAAAGATTACGAGAACGTGGAAGATGTTAATAAACAGTTGGAAAGAATGGGATACAACATGGGGATCCGGCTGATAGAGGACTTCCTGGCACGGACTGGGTCCGGTCGATGTTACGACTTCAGAGATACGGCAGAGAAGATCCAGAGCGGGTTTAAAATATTCCTCGGTATAACACCGACTATCTCAAACTGGAGTCCCGCTGGCGACGAATTCTCTTTGTGCTTCGAGACGAACCCGTTAACGGAATTCGTCGAACTACCGGATAACTGTTCAAATCTGaagtattgtaatatattgacCGGTGTACTTAGGGGAGCTTGCGAGATGGTACAAATGGAAATTGCCTGTTGGTTCGTGCAAGATCAGCTTAAGAACGACAATGTAACCGAGTTACGTGTGAAGTTTGTCAAGAGGTTGGAAGACGCGATACCGGCAGGCGAGGATTGA
- the LOC105286497 gene encoding E3 ubiquitin-protein ligase RNF180, translating to MEVRCKHCCKSLFKGDSVLFNAHHEVKQHPADTGCQVEESDCCSYMMAENIPSWIMNLIDQESWTKGKLHCPHCNSRLGSFNFVNDLKCYCDKYVRPPIRIVNSKVDILCENLKQ from the exons ATGGAAGTAAGATGCAAGCATTGTTGTAAATCACTGTTTAAGGGTGATTCTGTCTTGTTTAACGCACATCATGAAGTAAAACAGCATCCTGCGGATACAGGATGTCAAGTAGAAGAGTCTGACTGTTGTTCGTACATGATGGCAGAAAATATACCGAGCTGGATTATGAATCTTATCGATCAG gAATCTTGGACTAAGGGGAAATTACATTGTCCACATTGTAATAGTCGCTTAGGATCTTTCAACTTTGTAAATGATCTAAAGTGTTACTGTGACAAGTATGTAAGACCTCCTATAAGAATAGTTAACTCTAAGGTAGATATTCTATGTGAGAATTTGAAGCAATAA
- the LOC105286496 gene encoding lysM and putative peptidoglycan-binding domain-containing protein 2 isoform X2, with the protein MERNGAREMEERRCIRDTGKALKKYGSTAKHMTRTESLVKHTVCPTDTLQGIALKYGVTTEQIRRINRLWASDSLFLREHLLIPISTDSTTSVHNDESVASEEHDIPPNISSPSSISSSIDDEGSVNDFLAKMDSSIANVKKEVKRTQGNNSVLTMIFTYNDGVDRLNYEIHFPLRRILIQRPPPIPSDLRPLVICIIFQPL; encoded by the exons ATGGAGCGGAATGGTGCTAGAGAGATGGAGGAGCGAAGATGCATTCGAGACACTGGCAAGGCTCTGAAGAAGTATGGGAGCACAGCTAAGCACATGACACGAACGGAGAGCCTGGTCAAGCACACGGTGTGCCCTACGGATACCCTCCAAGGAATAGCTCTGAAATATGGGGTTACG ACAGAACAAATAAGAAGAATAAATAGATTATGGGCGTCAGATAGTTTATTTTTACGAGAACATTTGCTTATTCCCATTAGTACAGACAGTACTACTTCTGTACACAATGATGAATCGGTAGCTTCTGAAGAGCACGATATTCCTCCAAAT ATATCTAGTCCTTCTTCGATATCGTCGTCTATTGATGATGAAGGTTCCGTTAATGATTTCTTAGCTAAAATGGATTCCTCGATAGCTAATGTCAAGAAAGAAGTTAAACGTACTCAAGGGAACA ATTCTGTACTGACAATGATATTTACGTACAACGACGGCGTGGATCGGCTAAATTACGAAATTCATTTCCCGTTACGTCGAATACTTATACAGCGCCCCCCTCCGATTCCGTCAGACCTACGTCCTCTAGTGATATGCATAATTTTCCAACCGCTGTAG
- the LOC105286495 gene encoding striatin-3 gives MKVPSQFCGATMEDSCSPASQNHNGQLAGGANVSLANNKQQGGSDNGSNGDAKDQRPQYSMPGILHFIQHEWARFELERSQWELDRAEFQARIAFLQGERKGQENLKNDLVRRIKMLEFALNQERAKYNSLKYGTDLVTQDVKPPLYEEGTTCNVSEGGGGGSGGSSGGAGGGGDGEASFTSVSNVSWRQGRQLLRQYLQEIGYTDTIIDVRSNRVRSLLGLNNNTDTEEMNTPALNGNEGVHDKSVHDKVSPRSMRNERMVRMIAKNSSKKPQPSSIAEAMILDTEAAVIANFEFLGHTDMDMEEEEGDAEDEIYDANTDSKPNKASIPLLAEDVDTDAEAEEVLNELNLLTEIEESPPGSIHLEMNSSEWNALHRGLQPDPRRPNKEGDSTLELGELEQLCVNNDAEITYDMVSTTKETFRKTWNAKYTLRSHFDAVRALVFHPTEPVLITASDDHTLKLWNLHKTVPAKKSASLDVEPLYTFRSHTGPVLCLAMCSAGNRCYSGGLDGNIHCWTLPPPNIDPYDSYDPSVLSHTLTGHTNAVWGLSMYHLRPTMLSFSADGTVKLWAPQAPQPLLNTYVSEQDGIPTSVDFIRDEPHKLVVAYEGACVVFDTETGAIVARLEANETKGVNRVVAHPTLPLVVAAHEDRHIRFYDHRSATLAHAMVAHLDAVTSLAVDPHGLYLLSGSHDCSIRLWNMDNKTCVQEITAHRKKFDESILDVAFHPSRPFIASAGADALAKVFV, from the exons ATGAAGGTGCCGAGCCAGTTTTGTGGTGCCACAATGGAGGATAGCTGCAGCCCCGCGTCCCAGAATCACAACGGCCAGCTGGCCGGCGGCGCGAACGTCTCCCTCGCCAACAACAAGCAGCAGGGCGGCAGCGACAACGGCAGCAACGGCGACGCCAAGGACCAGCGGCCGCAGTACTCGATGCCTGGTATACTGCACTTTATCCAGCATGAATGGGCCCGCTTCGAGCTCGAGAGGTCCCAGTGGGAGCTGGACAGGGCGGAATTTCAG GCTAGGATAGCTTTTCTTCAAGGTGAAAGAAAAGGACAGGAAAATTTGAAGAACGACCTCGTGAggagaataaaaatgttagAATTTGCACTTAATCAAGAAAG AGCAAAGTATAATAGCCTAAAATATGGTACTGACTTAGTAACGCAAGATGTCAAACCACCACTTTATGAAGAAGGTACCACATGTAATGTCTCCGAAGGTGGTGGTGGAGGCAGTGGTGGTAGTAGTGGTGGCgctggaggaggaggagatggAGAGGCTTCATTTACATCTGTCAGTAATGTTAGTTGGAGACAAGGGCGTCAACTTCTAAGGCA ATATTTGCAAGAAATTGGATATACTGACACAATAATAGATGTACGGTCAAACAGAGTACGATCACTACTcggtttaaataataatacagacACGGAGGAAATGAACACTCCGGCATTAAATGGAAATGAAGGAGTTCACGATAAATCAGTTCACGATAAAGTCAGTCCAAGATCTATGCGCAACGAGCGCATGGTGCGCATGATAGCAAAGAATTCCTCAAAGAAG CCACAACCATCTTCTATAGCAGAGGCAATGATATTAGACACAGAAGCGGCTGTTATagcgaattttgaatttttgggTCACACAGATATGGACatggaagaggaggaaggcgATGCAGAGGATGAAATTTATGATGCAAATACGGACAGCAAACCAAATAAa GCATCTATCCCCCTTCTAGCAGAGGATGTTGATACAGATGCCGAGGCGGAAGAAGTACTAAACGAATTAAATCTTCTCACAGAAATCGAGGAATCACCGCCTGGATCCATTCACTTGGAAATGAATTCTTCAGAATGGA ATGCATTGCATAGAGGATTACAACCAGATCCAAGGCGTCCGAATAAAGAAGGTGACTCGACATTGGAATTAGGAGAATTAGAACAATTATGTGTTAACAATGATGCAGAGATAACATATGAT ATGGTTTCCACTACGAAGGAGACCTTCAGAAAAACATGGAACGCGAAATACACGTTACGGTCGCATTTCGACGCTGTCAGGGCACTTGTCTTCCATCCCACAGAGCCAGTTCTCATCACCGCGAGCGATGATCATACACTAAAATTGTGGAACCTTCATAAGACTGTACCAGCGAAAAA GTCAGCTTCGTTAGACGTAGAACCACTTTACACATTCAGATCACACACTGGACCTGTACTGTGTCTGGCCATGTGCAGCGCGGGCAATCGATGCTACAGCGGTGGCTTGGATGGCAATATCCATTGCTGGACGCTTCCGCCACCTAACATCGATCCTTACGATTCGTACGACCCAAGTGTCCTTAGTCACACGTTAACAGGGCACACGAACGCCGTTTGGGGCTTGAGCATGTATCACTTGCGCCCCACCATGCTGTCATTTAGCGCGGACGGAACTGTGAAATTGTGGGCGCCGCAGGCCCCACAACCGCTTCTCAATACGTATGTCTCGGAGCAAG acGGCATACCGACTTCGGTTGACTTTATCAGGGACGAGCCGCACAAGCTGGTCGTAGCTTATGAGGGTGCTTGCGTGGTGTTTGATACTGAAACCGGCGCGATCGTGGCGCGATTGGAGGCGAACGAGACAAAAGGCGTGAATCGTGTCGTGGCGCATCCGACATTACCGCTCGTCGTGGCCGCGCACGAGGACCGGCACATCCGATTCTACGATCACCGGTCGGCCACGCTCGCTCACGCGATGGTGGCACATCTGGATGCGGTTACTAGTCTCGCTGTGGATCCCCATGGTCTATACCTACTTTCAGGCA GTCACGATTGCAGTATAAGATTATGGAACATGGACAACAAGACTTGTGTTCAAGAAATAACAGCGCATCGGAAGAAATTCGACGAAAGTATTCTAGATGTAGCGTTCCACCCGTCACGACCGTTCATAGCGAGCGCCGGCGCCGACGCTCTCGCCAAAGTGTTTGTGTGA
- the LOC105286496 gene encoding lysM and putative peptidoglycan-binding domain-containing protein 2 isoform X1 yields the protein MERNGAREMEERRCIRDTGKALKKYGSTAKHMTRTESLVKHTVCPTDTLQGIALKYGVTTEQIRRINRLWASDSLFLREHLLIPISTDSTTSVHNDESVASEEHDIPPNISSPSSISSSIDDEGSVNDFLAKMDSSIANVKKEVKRTQGNSEFCTDNDIYVQRRRGSAKLRNSFPVTSNTYTAPPSDSVRPTSSSDMHNFPTAVVMTQGRRVKTSLQRLEQQQDEMFQL from the exons ATGGAGCGGAATGGTGCTAGAGAGATGGAGGAGCGAAGATGCATTCGAGACACTGGCAAGGCTCTGAAGAAGTATGGGAGCACAGCTAAGCACATGACACGAACGGAGAGCCTGGTCAAGCACACGGTGTGCCCTACGGATACCCTCCAAGGAATAGCTCTGAAATATGGGGTTACG ACAGAACAAATAAGAAGAATAAATAGATTATGGGCGTCAGATAGTTTATTTTTACGAGAACATTTGCTTATTCCCATTAGTACAGACAGTACTACTTCTGTACACAATGATGAATCGGTAGCTTCTGAAGAGCACGATATTCCTCCAAAT ATATCTAGTCCTTCTTCGATATCGTCGTCTATTGATGATGAAGGTTCCGTTAATGATTTCTTAGCTAAAATGGATTCCTCGATAGCTAATGTCAAGAAAGAAGTTAAACGTACTCAAGGGAACAGTGA ATTCTGTACTGACAATGATATTTACGTACAACGACGGCGTGGATCGGCTAAATTACGAAATTCATTTCCCGTTACGTCGAATACTTATACAGCGCCCCCCTCCGATTCCGTCAGACCTACGTCCTCTAGTGATATGCATAATTTTCCAACCGCTGTAGTTATGACGCAGGGAAGAAGAGTGAAGACTTCTTTACAGAGGCTCGAGCAGCAACAAGACGAAATGTTCCAGTTGTAG
- the LOC105286502 gene encoding trafficking protein particle complex subunit 3 isoform X2 — MRKNVNSELFTLTYGALVAQLLKDYENVEDVNKQLERMGYNMGIRLIEDFLARTGSGRCYDFRDTAEKIQSGFKIFLGITPTISNWSPAGDEFSLCFETNPLTEFVELPDNCSNLKYCNILTGVLRGACEMVQMEIACWFVQDQLKNDNVTELRVKFVKRLEDAIPAGED, encoded by the exons ATGCGAAAAAATGT GAACTCTGAGCTGTTTACCCTGACCTACGGTGCACTTGTCGCCCAGCTGCTCAAAGATTACGAGAACGTGGAAGATGTTAATAAACAGTTGGAAAGAATGGGATACAACATGGGGATCCGGCTGATAGAGGACTTCCTGGCACGGACTGGGTCCGGTCGATGTTACGACTTCAGAGATACGGCAGAGAAGATCCAGAGCGGGTTTAAAATATTCCTCGGTATAACACCGACTATCTCAAACTGGAGTCCCGCTGGCGACGAATTCTCTTTGTGCTTCGAGACGAACCCGTTAACGGAATTCGTCGAACTACCGGATAACTGTTCAAATCTGaagtattgtaatatattgacCGGTGTACTTAGGGGAGCTTGCGAGATGGTACAAATGGAAATTGCCTGTTGGTTCGTGCAAGATCAGCTTAAGAACGACAATGTAACCGAGTTACGTGTGAAGTTTGTCAAGAGGTTGGAAGACGCGATACCGGCAGGCGAGGATTGA
- the LOC105286500 gene encoding golgin subfamily A member 1: MQTEPSSLPVVKLNLQKTDNRKPKPDSKTSTLESKKLSPCRNTLPSSNKKCLKPLLGAPYRSSTKQQISDDSKSGNKSVLGQRVMSAKMLRFKQLQNQLADAHYHLNELANENRLLKALQKRQDSALRRYEGTNAELPRLINSHHEELRVLQTKYKKLKELHKDTCNLLKEKESELHSVNSQNRHLLQLSKDRNLEEREKLQLQLSDMNHRMQQQEETIQLLHRKLALETKSLKHQLHTEISKHKETQKNLQETIEKLKTLECLLDNREKRLYYNGQLPIYNKEKNLGSHSLTNLRDSISNAMAKVSSRSKKSENGMPKDNLPSLDTVESNDDEKTTLTNNVNHDHSVDYLKSETMTSLQQIRKFRLQTSANIRKNAYSMDDLRFKSKDSEIKANNNENIAAIDFKTLLERNNLDNETVRTESGKLRKLFSRMKNRNSLQNELKIEYGYSSDDGESENASEHHIGSYATDIAQKSRALCTRLLSSTDDTSDTLDDIMKTANIHYSDEEEEELNTYLTKDLAFQKHKYKSKLRQLQHHKGKELYNSSSDIESEERIDANENSSTLQKHNSFQANSSKEQCSRSFNSVHPNHGSLEIREQSIIEKLKDAELPEISDNNLETVSTENIEASQRLSNAKQMWLEEHHFLENNKTVDNSLVQDIKEGDCTNKEAKCSENKIIHTDTLYDKIYHDAFKQDNAHEEMRILSNLERKETKDNPKPACEKESVTNHSNENNHPVYNLGEDYPKTRLEEMPSVIDHNDGDMLNKSNFNIETKNKLNASSEAEDTKIHGALPNNVYASQIEQSNETKDEVTNTKQTADKKRVINYNKEKLLATMKAIDDNENIEFLNQAMKNHSMMNRMQITENLYRGLPTHSRAKRDIIKDIFEDNHIDNNNRTRSTCSKSH; encoded by the exons atgcaaactGAACCGTCTAGCTTACCAGTAGTAAAGCTTAATTTGCAGAAAACAGACAATAG GAAACCAAAGCCTGATTCAAAAACTTCAACACTGGAATCCAAAAAGTTATCTCCCTGCAGGAATACGTTACCTTcgtcaaataaaaaatgcttAAAACCATTGCTTG gTGCTCCATATAGAAGCAGCACCAAACAACAAATATCAGATGACTCAAAATCTGGTAACAAAAGCGTTCTTGGACAAAGGGTGATGTCAGCGAAGATGCTTCGCTTCAAACAATTACAAAATCAACTAGCTGATGCACACTATCATCTCAAT gAACTAGCGAATGAAAATAGATTATTAAAGGCATTGCAAAAGAGACAAGATTCTGCATTGAGACGTTATGAGGGAACCAATGCTGAGTTACCAAGGCTTATAAATTCGCATCATGAGGAATTGAGGGTGCTTCAAACGAAGTACAAGAAGTTAAAAGAATTACATAAGGATACGTGCAACTTATtaaaggaaaaggaaagcgAACTTCATTCTGTAAAT TCGCAAAACAGACATTTACTGCAACTTAGTAAAGACCGAAATCttgaggagagagaaaaattacaattacaattatccGATATGAATCATAGAATGCAACAACAAGAGGAAACTATACAG CTATTACACAGAAAGCTTGCTCTTGAAACTAAAAGTTTGAAACATCAATTACACACTGAAATTTCTAAGCATAAGGAAACACAAAAGAATTTGCAAGAAACGATAGAGAAACTAAAAACCTTAGAAtgtttattagataatagggaaaaacgattatattataatggtCAGTTGCCAATTTAcaacaaagagaaaaatttagGTAGTCATTCTCTTACAAATCTCAGGGACag CATCTCTAATGCAATGGCTAAGGTGTCCAGCAGAAGTAAAAAAAGTGAAAACGGTATGCCAAAGGATAATCTG CCGTCACTTGACACAGTGGAGTCTAATGATGATGAGAAAACAACTCTAACAAATAACGTAAACCATGATCATTCGGTAGATTATCTAAAGTCAGAGACAATGACAAGTCTACAACAAATACGAAAGTTTCGACTACAGACATCAGCAAATATACGTAAAAACGCTTATTCTATGGACGACTTAAGATTTAAATCTAAAGACTCGGAAATAAaagcaaataataatgaaaacatCGCAGCGATAGactttaaaacattattagagagaaataatttgGACAATGAAACTGTTAGAACCGAAAGTGgtaaattgagaaaattattcagtagaatgaaaaatcggaATTCACTGCAAAATGAACTGAAGATCGAATACGGCTATTCGTCTGATGATGGAGAGAGTGAAAATGCTAGTGAACATCACATTGGATCTTACGCTACGGATATTGCACAAAAATCTAGAGCATTGTGTACAAG atTACTTAGCAGCACCGATGACACGTCTGATACTTTGGATGATATAATGAAAACGGCAAATATTCATTACAGCgatgaagaagaggaagaactAAATACATACTTAACAAAGGACTTAGCATTTCAGAAACACAAGTATAAAAGCAAATTAAGACAGTTACAACACCACAAGGGCAAAGAACTTTACAATAGCAGCTCTGATATTGAATCTGAAGAAAGGATAGATGCGAATGAAAATTCTTCCACGCTACAAAAACACAATAGTTTTCAAGCCAACTCGTCTAAAGAGCAGTGTAGTAGATCTTTCAATTCCGTTCATCCAAACCATGGTTCTTTAGAAATCAGAGAGCAATCTAttattgagaaattaaaagatGCAGAACTACCGGAGATATCTGATAATAATTTAGAGACCGTTTCTACGGAAAATATAGAAGCCTCTCAACGGCTTTCAAATGCAAAACAAATGTGGTTGGAAGAACACCATTTCTTGGAGAATAATAAAACCGTTGATAATTCCCTTGTACAAGATATCAAAGAGGGAGACTGTACAAATAAAGAAGCAAAATGTTCAGAGAACAAAATAATACACACTGACACATTGTACGACAAAATTTATCATGACGCATTTAAACAAGATAACGCACATGAAGAAATGAGGATCTTATCAAACTTAGAAAGGAAGGAAACTAAGGACAACCCGAAACCAGCTTGTGAAAAGGAATCTGTAACAAATCATTCTAACGAGAATAATCACCCTGTGTATAACTTAGGAGAAGATTATCCTAAAACCAGACTAGAAGAGATGCCAAGCGTAATAGATCATAATGATGGAGACatgttaaataaaagtaatttcaaTATAgagacaaaaaataaattgaatgcTTCATCGGAAGCAGAAGACACTAAAATACATGGTGCATTACCTAATAATGTGTATGCGTCTCAGATTGAACAGAGTAATGAGACAAAAGATGAGGTAACAAACACTAAACAAACAGCTGATAAGAAAAGAGTAATCAATTATAACAAGGAGAAGCTGTTGGCTACAATGAAAGCTATCGacgataatgaaaatattgaatttctaAATCAGGCAATGAAAAATCATAGCATGATGAACAGGATGCAAATTACCGAGAATCTCTATCGAGGCTTACCAACACACTCCAGGGCAAAACGCGACATTATTAAGGACATATTTGAAGACAATCacatagataataataatagaaccAGAAGCACTTGTAGTAAATCGCAttga